In a genomic window of Candidatus Chazhemtobacterium aquaticus:
- a CDS encoding glycosyltransferase family 2 protein translates to MTLSAIVLTHNSQDTLDTCLSSLEFANELLVIDDLSTDNTPTIAKRHHAKVIPHPLTDFAAQRNFALKQATCNWVLFVDSDESVPPTLAKQILKAIKSTNINGYYLKRQDIFLNKTLRHGETSQVRLLRLAKKSAGTWQRPVHEFWHIKGQTSTLTHPLLHQRNLSFSQFIDRLNHYTDLDAKALLAENKPFSYFDLLLKPLGKFVYNYFVLLGFLDGFPGFIMAFSMSLHSLIVRIKLYEHASA, encoded by the coding sequence ATGACACTCTCCGCCATAGTCTTAACCCACAACAGCCAAGACACTCTTGATACCTGTCTCTCATCACTTGAATTCGCAAACGAGCTACTAGTCATTGATGATCTATCAACTGACAACACGCCAACTATCGCCAAACGTCATCACGCCAAGGTTATACCCCATCCTCTTACAGACTTTGCCGCTCAACGCAATTTTGCCTTAAAACAAGCTACCTGTAACTGGGTTCTTTTTGTCGACTCTGATGAATCAGTTCCACCCACTCTAGCCAAACAGATTCTCAAAGCAATTAAATCAACCAACATAAATGGTTACTACCTTAAGCGCCAAGATATTTTCTTAAACAAAACTCTACGTCATGGCGAAACCAGTCAAGTCCGCTTACTAAGACTTGCCAAGAAATCAGCAGGTACCTGGCAGCGACCGGTTCATGAATTCTGGCATATCAAGGGACAGACCTCTACTCTCACCCACCCCTTACTTCATCAGCGAAACCTAAGCTTTTCCCAGTTTATCGACAGGCTCAATCACTACACCGATCTTGATGCTAAAGCCTTACTAGCTGAAAACAAACCCTTCTCCTACTTTGATCTCTTACTAAAACCACTGGGGAAGTTTGTTTACAACTACTTTGTTTTATTGGGTTTCTTGGATGGCTTCCCAGGTTTCATCATGGCTTTTTCCATGAGTCTTCACTCTCTCATTGTTAGAATCAAACTCTATGAGCATGCATCTGCCTAA
- a CDS encoding O-antigen ligase family protein, whose product MSMHLPKLLLICLAFIWPFGQLFEVPLSHPQIHIYLLDLISLSLLLLVVLNKKNWQVINKDPLTKPYLIFTSVAAFSLLLASFSLTPTDLLISAAYLVRWLVYPGIYFALRIYSKPNLTRHYLLLSLLAFTFLGFLQYFFFPDVRSLFYLGFDDHFYRLVGTLFDPNFTGLVLVVFTLLLLHQPTPQKYLVVLSAIALALTYSRASYLALFVALVYLGLRRFKPVYLVIFALISLSLVFSPKPYGEGVNLLRTFSISSRLEDSRQGLNLFGQKPILGHGFNTLKSIKSGDPPIPSRAQGGFSNSYVFVLVTTGLVGFVAYLYLLCSLYTLLKPSPALTASFISILIHSFFNHSLFYIFILTLLFALASLPKGYRKL is encoded by the coding sequence ATGAGCATGCATCTGCCTAAACTACTCCTCATCTGCCTTGCCTTTATCTGGCCTTTTGGTCAGCTGTTTGAAGTCCCTCTTTCTCATCCCCAGATTCATATCTATCTTCTAGACCTTATTTCTTTATCTCTTCTTCTTCTGGTCGTCCTAAACAAGAAAAACTGGCAGGTAATTAATAAGGACCCATTAACCAAGCCCTACCTCATCTTCACCTCAGTTGCTGCTTTTAGTTTACTGCTTGCCTCTTTTAGTCTCACCCCAACAGATCTGCTCATATCAGCCGCCTATCTTGTCCGCTGGCTCGTCTATCCTGGTATCTACTTTGCCTTAAGGATTTACTCCAAGCCCAATCTCACTCGTCACTATCTTCTTCTCTCTCTTTTAGCCTTCACATTTTTGGGGTTTCTCCAGTATTTCTTCTTTCCTGATGTTCGCTCGCTGTTCTATTTAGGTTTTGATGACCATTTTTATCGTTTAGTCGGCACCTTGTTTGATCCCAACTTTACTGGCTTGGTCTTGGTTGTCTTTACCCTTCTTCTGCTTCATCAACCAACTCCTCAAAAATACTTGGTAGTCTTGTCTGCCATTGCTCTGGCCCTGACCTACTCCAGAGCCTCCTATCTAGCTCTCTTTGTTGCCCTAGTTTACCTAGGTCTTCGTCGTTTTAAGCCAGTCTACCTCGTTATATTCGCCCTTATATCCCTTAGTTTAGTTTTTTCCCCCAAGCCCTACGGAGAGGGAGTTAACCTGCTTCGCACCTTCTCCATCTCCTCCCGTCTTGAAGATTCCAGACAAGGCCTGAATTTGTTTGGTCAAAAACCCATACTCGGTCACGGCTTTAATACCTTAAAGAGTATTAAATCAGGCGATCCGCCCATTCCCTCACGAGCCCAAGGTGGTTTTAGTAACAGTTATGTTTTTGTACTGGTTACCACTGGTTTAGTTGGATTTGTCGCCTACCTTTACCTACTCTGTTCTCTCTATACTCTCTTAAAACCCTCACCAGCCCTGACAGCTTCATTCATTAGCATACTGATTCACTCCTTCTTTAACCACAGCCTCTTCTACATCTTCATTCTTACTCTCCTCTTTGCTCTAGCCAGTCTGCCTAAGGGGTATAGAAAACTCTAA
- a CDS encoding DUF4430 domain-containing protein: protein MQTQLKKILPLLIVLTGLTLTGAFTYGLSLVLPPLESNPVKSISLTETDPTPTPAPQDSKLDPDSITITPTPTPTTLSANDTKPTSQITPASTPIPTNPPTPTPTTPPTTTPAPTPRLKLTLQIDNDPPFNLELDSPKNHCQVLEAALAQGKLSSLNLKFFPSLSSYAVYQINGLGDTNQVWWTYSVNGQQPPYGCSQVMVNQGDVIHWTYAGPR from the coding sequence ATGCAGACTCAACTAAAAAAAATTCTACCCTTACTTATAGTCCTTACCGGACTTACTCTCACTGGCGCCTTTACCTACGGACTGTCTCTTGTCTTACCTCCACTTGAATCAAACCCTGTTAAATCTATATCGTTAACCGAAACCGATCCAACACCTACACCAGCTCCCCAAGACTCCAAACTTGATCCTGACTCAATCACCATTACTCCTACACCTACTCCTACCACTCTCTCTGCTAACGATACCAAGCCCACTTCTCAAATCACTCCAGCATCAACACCCATCCCAACAAACCCTCCCACACCTACTCCTACTACCCCACCCACCACTACTCCAGCTCCGACCCCCCGACTTAAGCTCACCCTCCAGATTGATAACGATCCACCCTTCAATCTTGAACTCGATTCACCCAAAAATCACTGCCAGGTTTTAGAAGCCGCTTTAGCTCAAGGTAAATTAAGCTCTCTTAACCTTAAGTTTTTCCCCTCCCTCTCCTCCTACGCTGTTTATCAAATCAACGGTCTAGGAGACACCAACCAAGTCTGGTGGACCTACTCAGTTAACGGTCAACAACCACCCTATGGTTGTAGCCAAGTCATGGTCAATCAAGGCGATGTTATTCACTGGACCTACGCCGGTCCCCGTTAA
- a CDS encoding prenyltransferase/squalene oxidase repeat-containing protein: MKHLKSFIIISITLFISLRVGSSVFANTTAISEALTYLQSQQASTGQINGRGGESDWAAIAFSQNGLPASSVKSGDTSLYDFLLSDLPASDSAATVWERKIITIVSLNQDPTDFAGHNYLSSLESLALNGQLGDETLLNDDIFGLLALLSASSTNNELIESVLDFLITHQDPSGGFSWTTNTCDRCSPDSNDTAAAIQALHLAKTSGFTHPQLEDSLSQAQTYLLESQTESGGFAYDPNTPTPDGASTSWALMALNMLGLSDSSQALKATDWLLSQQQADGSFPWSAEYGSDPTTTSHALIALNSAWWTKQSPDPSQTPTPTLTPTPTPTPTSTTTPEPTATPTPTPTQTPTLTPSPTTTPQPLLLGSKDSRAPLPTPSPDQQPEDTSNQPLVTNDTNGLKSPSVSTSISYIPTLAVILGIITLFAVIKIYERKKT; encoded by the coding sequence ATGAAACATCTCAAATCATTCATTATTATCTCAATCACCCTATTTATCTCCCTTAGGGTAGGCTCATCCGTGTTCGCCAACACTACTGCCATCTCCGAGGCTCTAACATATCTTCAAAGCCAACAAGCAAGCACTGGTCAGATCAACGGTAGGGGAGGGGAGTCTGACTGGGCCGCTATCGCCTTTTCTCAAAACGGCCTTCCTGCCTCTTCTGTCAAATCAGGTGACACCTCTTTATATGACTTCCTTCTCTCAGACCTACCTGCATCTGACTCAGCTGCCACCGTCTGGGAACGCAAAATCATTACCATTGTCTCTCTTAACCAAGACCCCACCGATTTTGCTGGACACAACTACCTAAGCTCCCTTGAGTCGCTTGCTCTAAATGGGCAACTAGGTGATGAGACTCTTCTAAACGATGACATTTTTGGGTTACTTGCTCTTCTCTCTGCCTCATCGACCAACAATGAGTTGATTGAGTCGGTTCTTGATTTCCTCATTACTCACCAAGACCCCAGTGGTGGTTTTAGTTGGACCACTAACACCTGCGACCGGTGTTCTCCTGACAGCAATGACACCGCAGCCGCTATCCAAGCCCTCCATCTGGCCAAAACATCAGGTTTTACCCATCCCCAACTTGAAGACAGTCTCTCTCAAGCCCAAACATATTTACTAGAGTCACAAACAGAATCTGGCGGTTTTGCCTACGACCCCAATACGCCTACTCCCGATGGTGCCTCTACCTCCTGGGCTCTCATGGCATTAAATATGCTTGGTCTCTCTGACTCTTCTCAGGCTTTAAAGGCTACAGATTGGTTACTCTCACAACAACAAGCCGACGGTAGTTTCCCCTGGTCAGCTGAGTATGGCAGCGACCCCACTACAACCAGTCATGCCCTGATTGCTCTAAACTCGGCCTGGTGGACCAAGCAGTCTCCCGATCCTTCTCAAACACCTACTCCTACTTTGACACCAACACCAACTCCTACTCCCACCTCTACCACTACCCCAGAGCCTACAGCTACTCCTACGCCTACTCCTACTCAAACACCTACATTAACACCCTCACCCACAACTACTCCACAACCCCTGCTTCTAGGCTCAAAAGACTCTAGAGCCCCTCTACCCACTCCATCACCCGATCAACAGCCAGAAGATACATCCAATCAACCCCTTGTCACTAATGATACTAACGGGCTAAAATCTCCATCAGTATCTACCTCTATTTCATATATCCCCACCCTAGCTGTTATATTAGGCATCATTACTCTATTCGCTGTCATTAAAATTTACGAACGCAAAAAAACATGA
- a CDS encoding DUF6580 family putative transport protein has product MINTTIILGGIILRLVPHLPNFSSISATALFAGTKLPRRYAFILPLVIAVVSDYLLLYVNPFAIPILDLSGIKPISAMFHATTLYVWGSFLLSGLIGLWLRRHFKASNLVLASLITSLQFFLITNFGVWAAGAYSRGIDGLVTSYAMGLPFLRWTMLGDLFYSSVFFSIHAFATRTSTKVSPATLKARVQN; this is encoded by the coding sequence ATGATTAACACCACCATTATCCTAGGCGGAATTATTTTAAGACTTGTTCCACACCTACCCAATTTCTCCTCCATCAGCGCTACTGCACTGTTTGCCGGTACCAAGCTACCTCGCCGTTACGCTTTTATCTTGCCTTTAGTCATAGCCGTCGTCTCTGACTATCTTCTCCTTTACGTTAATCCTTTCGCAATTCCCATCCTTGACTTGTCTGGCATCAAACCCATTTCAGCCATGTTTCATGCCACCACCCTTTATGTCTGGGGTAGCTTCTTACTTTCAGGCTTAATTGGTCTGTGGTTACGTCGCCACTTTAAAGCCAGTAACTTGGTTTTAGCCTCTCTGATTACCTCCCTTCAGTTCTTTCTGATTACCAACTTCGGTGTCTGGGCTGCCGGAGCATATAGTCGAGGAATTGATGGTCTTGTAACCAGTTACGCCATGGGTCTACCTTTCCTGCGTTGGACTATGTTAGGTGATCTTTTCTACAGTTCAGTTTTCTTCTCTATTCACGCCTTTGCTACTAGAACAAGCACCAAGGTTAGTCCAGCTACTCTAAAAGCTCGTGTCCAAAACTAG
- a CDS encoding class I SAM-dependent methyltransferase produces the protein MSKTSSTKLLTQLESVEGWLRDDEAILLNQLAAQATPVTIIVEIGSWKGKSTIALALSAKVPVYAIDPHTGSPEHHQKGKSVDTYKDFLNNIESHNLTKKVKPLRLTSKEAAKKINKPISLLFIDGDHSYQAVSQDFKDYYPKLQLGGTIAFHDTISWPGPRKLVTQQLYFGNHFKNIRLVGSITYAQKTLSLTIIDRLKNLSAYILRLLRNLIATIPMPRSIKTVLKDIFQRLQA, from the coding sequence GTGTCCAAAACTAGTTCCACTAAATTACTCACCCAGCTTGAATCAGTTGAGGGCTGGCTTCGTGACGATGAGGCTATATTACTCAACCAACTAGCTGCTCAAGCCACTCCTGTCACCATCATTGTCGAGATTGGTTCCTGGAAGGGTAAATCAACCATCGCTCTTGCTCTATCTGCCAAGGTTCCAGTCTACGCCATCGATCCTCATACCGGCTCTCCTGAACACCATCAAAAAGGTAAATCTGTTGATACCTACAAGGACTTTTTAAACAACATCGAAAGCCATAACCTGACCAAAAAGGTTAAGCCTTTACGTCTCACCTCCAAAGAAGCTGCCAAGAAGATCAACAAGCCTATCAGTCTGCTCTTCATCGACGGCGATCACTCTTACCAAGCAGTTAGCCAAGACTTTAAAGATTACTACCCCAAGCTTCAACTGGGTGGCACCATCGCCTTTCATGACACCATCAGCTGGCCCGGGCCTCGCAAACTTGTTACTCAACAGTTGTATTTTGGCAATCACTTTAAAAATATCCGTCTAGTTGGCTCCATTACCTACGCTCAAAAAACCTTGTCTCTCACTATTATTGACAGACTTAAAAACTTATCCGCCTATATTCTCCGCTTACTACGAAATCTGATAGCCACCATTCCCATGCCCAGGTCCATAAAGACTGTTCTCAAAGATATCTTCCAACGTCTTCAAGCTTAA
- a CDS encoding HIT family protein, whose product MIKVHNPYRQKYHHSYNSDVCPFCNQEIIEKQNIKLLEGSYWMVFVNQYPILDGNLMLVTKRHVEDTSDLYENEWKELKEKVEETKAILSKVFETKSFNVGFNVGPDSGSSVRHLHWQVIPRIDRQVMNGFSGFIAGIHTVRISPKELKSKIEKAL is encoded by the coding sequence GTGATCAAGGTTCATAATCCGTATAGACAAAAATATCACCACAGCTATAACAGTGATGTTTGCCCATTTTGCAATCAAGAGATTATTGAGAAACAAAATATAAAGCTACTTGAAGGGAGTTATTGGATGGTTTTTGTTAATCAGTACCCGATTCTTGATGGTAATTTGATGTTGGTGACTAAACGACACGTCGAGGATACTTCAGATTTATATGAAAATGAGTGGAAAGAATTGAAAGAAAAGGTTGAGGAGACAAAGGCAATTCTATCTAAAGTCTTTGAGACTAAGTCGTTTAATGTTGGTTTTAATGTTGGGCCTGATTCAGGTTCTTCTGTAAGACATCTTCACTGGCAGGTAATACCAAGAATTGATCGTCAAGTAATGAACGGCTTCTCTGGTTTTATTGCAGGTATTCACACGGTTCGTATTTCACCAAAGGAATTAAAGTCAAAGATTGAAAAAGCGCTATAG
- a CDS encoding ABC transporter permease, whose amino-acid sequence MRISTYKDSLIFGLTQVTNYRSEVWLMVLNKAIYLGGIIFLWSLIGKSASVGVNSLVSYFLIANGVQGLVDAESLRFTRTLNEEIKTGTLSAHLLRPINPVIFLYTSFLGTRGVIILMAILLAVTGFLFLPSFSIIQFILFLISVFLAFIISFIFNLLVGSLTFWSPEANHLQNVASHFIRVFGGVLIPITFFSDKIKQILLLTPLPAIAYLPSIIMQTHSLNKDILTSFLSTIFWIGILLPFSFFVWRSGLKRYEAVGI is encoded by the coding sequence ATGAGAATCTCAACATATAAAGACAGTTTGATTTTTGGACTAACTCAGGTAACAAACTATCGCAGCGAAGTTTGGCTTATGGTTTTAAACAAAGCCATATATTTAGGGGGCATTATTTTTCTCTGGTCATTAATAGGCAAGTCCGCCTCAGTGGGTGTCAATTCGCTTGTTTCATATTTTTTAATCGCCAATGGCGTCCAAGGCCTTGTTGACGCGGAATCGCTTCGATTTACCAGAACTTTAAATGAGGAAATTAAGACTGGAACCTTAAGTGCTCATTTACTTCGTCCAATCAATCCAGTCATTTTCTTATACACCTCATTTCTTGGAACTCGTGGCGTGATAATTTTAATGGCTATCCTCTTAGCCGTTACAGGCTTTTTGTTCCTTCCATCATTCTCGATTATTCAATTTATCCTTTTTTTAATCAGTGTTTTTCTCGCTTTCATAATCAGTTTTATTTTCAACCTTTTGGTAGGCAGTTTAACTTTTTGGAGTCCAGAGGCCAATCACCTTCAAAACGTAGCCTCTCACTTTATTCGTGTCTTTGGTGGAGTTCTTATTCCCATCACTTTCTTCTCCGATAAGATTAAACAAATTCTATTACTCACTCCGCTTCCTGCCATCGCTTATCTTCCCTCGATCATCATGCAAACACACAGTCTCAATAAAGATATTCTAACCTCGTTTTTAAGTACTATTTTTTGGATCGGAATCCTATTACCATTTAGTTTTTTTGTCTGGCGATCAGGTTTGAAACGCTATGAAGCAGTCGGTATTTGA
- a CDS encoding ABC-2 family transporter protein: protein MKQSVFEPIKIRLEILKANTLFSLKESLAYSLNNWGGLASTITYMLTYLVFLSALYGRVETIGGYRYSEALLFTLMVQLNFYLIWVWSMTNLEKLGYDIKTGKLDLILSKPLPSLWYVTFQKINLFTLIVEMWPATLPLLYLLFKHLDFSVTPLGLFYGALTLFLGQIATHCFQFLFTLLTFWTGESKGLTGISYQIAFFGSDAIPLEAFPKSVIFLGITAIPFLTHTALTTSYILGRTTSPFYLILALASTTIFLFIKIKAWNFALKHYASASS from the coding sequence ATGAAGCAGTCGGTATTTGAACCAATCAAAATAAGGCTCGAGATTCTCAAAGCCAACACTCTCTTCTCACTTAAAGAATCACTCGCCTACAGCCTAAACAACTGGGGAGGTTTGGCATCAACCATCACCTATATGTTGACCTATCTTGTTTTTCTCTCAGCGCTATACGGACGGGTTGAAACAATCGGTGGGTATCGTTACTCGGAAGCCCTTCTTTTCACTTTAATGGTTCAGCTAAATTTCTATCTCATCTGGGTCTGGAGCATGACTAACCTAGAAAAACTAGGTTATGACATCAAGACCGGAAAACTTGACCTAATTTTAAGCAAGCCACTTCCTTCACTTTGGTACGTCACCTTTCAAAAAATTAATTTATTTACCCTAATAGTAGAAATGTGGCCAGCGACTCTTCCCTTGCTTTATCTTCTATTCAAACATCTTGATTTTTCAGTCACTCCACTCGGACTTTTTTACGGTGCCCTGACTCTATTTCTTGGTCAAATCGCCACTCACTGCTTCCAATTTCTTTTCACGCTTTTGACTTTTTGGACAGGCGAATCAAAAGGCTTGACCGGAATTTCATACCAAATTGCTTTTTTTGGTAGCGACGCCATTCCGCTCGAAGCCTTTCCCAAATCAGTTATCTTCCTCGGTATAACCGCGATTCCATTTCTTACCCACACCGCCCTCACTACTTCATATATACTTGGAAGAACCACCAGTCCCTTTTATCTCATCCTCGCCCTAGCCTCCACAACCATATTTCTATTTATTAAAATCAAGGCCTGGAATTTTGCCCTAAAACATTACGCTTCAGCCTCGTCCTAA
- a CDS encoding ABC transporter ATP-binding protein, whose protein sequence is MKDIISANKLTKTYQIPIKQGVLKSIFFSNNRELIAVDKIDFKVKQGESVALLGPNGAGKTTTLKMLTGLLYPTSGEIEVLGFTPTDRKREFLRQIALVMGNKSGLSWDLSAMQSFNLFKTIYQIPENILKNRLDEMTELLDIKDQLDTPIRKLSLGQRLKMELVGAILHRPKLLFLDEPTIGLDVVSKRKIRGFLRYLHKEEQTTILLTSHEMADIESVCDRTIIINHGQIVFDDTLEKLSHYYQDKKYLTVTFKKPVKEEKLQQLGNVISSRELSHTLEISKSTQSTVIAKLAEKFPVDDIDIQGVPLDEIIEDLFTQTK, encoded by the coding sequence ATGAAAGACATAATCAGCGCTAACAAACTAACAAAAACCTATCAAATCCCAATTAAACAAGGGGTACTTAAAAGTATCTTTTTCTCTAATAACCGAGAGTTAATTGCCGTAGATAAAATTGATTTTAAAGTCAAACAAGGCGAGTCAGTCGCCCTGCTTGGACCAAATGGGGCAGGCAAAACGACTACTCTAAAAATGCTTACTGGCCTTTTGTATCCAACCTCCGGAGAGATAGAAGTCTTAGGGTTCACTCCCACCGACAGAAAAAGAGAGTTCCTTCGTCAAATCGCCTTGGTGATGGGTAACAAAAGTGGTCTCTCTTGGGATCTTTCTGCCATGCAAAGTTTCAATCTCTTCAAAACCATTTATCAAATTCCAGAAAACATCCTCAAGAACCGTCTTGACGAAATGACAGAACTGCTCGACATCAAAGACCAATTAGACACACCCATTCGTAAACTTTCCCTAGGTCAACGTCTTAAAATGGAGTTAGTTGGTGCTATTCTTCATCGACCAAAACTACTCTTTCTGGATGAACCCACTATTGGATTAGACGTCGTCTCGAAACGAAAAATAAGAGGTTTTCTTCGCTATCTCCATAAAGAAGAACAAACCACCATACTCCTCACGAGTCACGAGATGGCCGACATTGAAAGTGTCTGCGATCGTACCATCATCATCAACCACGGTCAAATCGTTTTTGACGATACATTAGAAAAACTTTCTCACTATTATCAAGACAAGAAATATCTAACCGTCACTTTCAAGAAACCAGTTAAAGAAGAAAAACTTCAACAACTGGGCAATGTTATCTCCAGCAGAGAACTCTCCCATACTTTAGAAATCTCTAAATCAACTCAAAGCACAGTCATCGCTAAACTAGCTGAAAAGTTCCCCGTAGATGATATAGACATTCAAGGGGTTCCGCTAGACGAGATAATTGAAGACCTGTTTACACAAACAAAATAA
- the tnpA gene encoding IS200/IS605 family transposase: MRKRSLNHCAYQHQYHLVWGTKYRRKYIKSYVKEELLLELHQLIKKYPTLYLYAVNTGSDHIHLQIEISPDISVARVVQRIKTYTSFRLKKKFKFIRKIYLDSGIWSVGYFSSTVGLNETYLPVKLGYIFSFLTARTCLKHNCFNYINVHFEN, from the coding sequence ATGAGAAAGAGAAGCCTTAATCACTGTGCCTATCAACACCAGTACCATCTAGTCTGGGGAACAAAATACAGACGGAAATACATCAAGTCGTATGTCAAGGAAGAGTTGCTGTTAGAGTTACACCAACTGATCAAGAAATATCCCACACTGTATCTTTACGCTGTCAACACGGGTAGTGATCACATTCATCTACAAATTGAGATTTCACCAGATATATCAGTAGCCAGGGTGGTTCAAAGGATTAAGACATATACCAGCTTTCGATTAAAGAAAAAATTTAAGTTCATCAGGAAGATATATCTGGACTCTGGTATCTGGAGTGTGGGATATTTCTCATCAACAGTGGGTTTAAACGAGACTTACCTTCCAGTTAAACTCGGATACATTTTTTCTTTTCTGACAGCGCGGACATGTCTTAAACACAACTGTTTTAATTATATCAATGTACACTTCGAAAATTAA
- a CDS encoding SDR family NAD(P)-dependent oxidoreductase produces the protein MFSLAGKKALVTGGSRGIGRGVVLALAEQGADVVINFTSNKNKAEAVAQEVEAKGRKALIIQADVSKRSEVVSMFEQIKQEWGGLDILVNNAGVLRGGEFSEFSEEMLDEVLGVNLKGQFFCAQEAVKMMKNGGRIINIASISSGGMGVGFAQIEAYTASKGGVIGLTENLALDLGPKGINVNAIAPGAIDTDMSRGTSDDKEMGEAVLRRTPKGRVGKPEDIGAAAAFLASDEADYITGVTLYVDGGWLAG, from the coding sequence ATGTTTAGCTTAGCTGGTAAAAAAGCGCTGGTGACGGGTGGATCAAGAGGTATTGGTAGAGGAGTTGTCTTGGCCTTGGCCGAGCAAGGAGCTGATGTGGTGATTAACTTTACCTCCAATAAAAACAAGGCGGAGGCTGTAGCTCAGGAAGTTGAGGCAAAGGGAAGAAAAGCTTTGATAATTCAAGCAGACGTATCAAAAAGAAGTGAAGTAGTATCCATGTTTGAACAGATCAAACAAGAGTGGGGAGGTCTGGATATTTTGGTTAACAATGCAGGGGTATTGCGAGGAGGAGAGTTTAGTGAGTTTAGTGAGGAGATGCTTGATGAGGTACTGGGCGTAAACCTAAAGGGTCAGTTTTTTTGTGCTCAGGAGGCAGTTAAGATGATGAAAAATGGTGGACGAATTATTAACATAGCCTCGATTTCTTCAGGTGGAATGGGGGTAGGTTTTGCTCAGATTGAGGCATACACAGCTTCAAAGGGTGGAGTGATTGGCCTAACTGAGAACTTAGCCCTTGATCTTGGACCTAAGGGAATTAATGTTAATGCCATTGCTCCCGGGGCTATAGATACCGATATGAGCAGGGGAACGAGTGATGATAAGGAGATGGGAGAAGCAGTATTGAGAAGAACACCTAAAGGTAGAGTTGGTAAACCGGAAGATATTGGAGCTGCGGCTGCATTCCTGGCTTCTGATGAGGCTGATTACATTACCGGAGTGACACTCTATGTTGATGGAGGCTGGTTGGCTGGATAA